The window TGGGCAACGTTTCGATTGCTTACGGTGTGACCGTGGAGAATGCGGTGGGCGGTTCGGGCAATGACCTGCTGATCGGCAATTCGGCGATCAACCATCTGTTCGGCGGTGCCGGCAACGACATCCTTTACGGCGGTGGCGGCGCGGATGTGCTGTGGGGCGGCGAGGGTGCAGACACTTTCGTGTTCGGCGCGGCCAGCGACTCGACCAACAACCAGCCGGACTGGATCATGGATTTCAAAAGCGGCCTGGACAAGATCGACCTGTCGGGCATTGCCGAGTTTGCAACGGGTGCGGCTACGCTGAACTTCGTCAGTAATTTCACCGGCCATGCTGGCGATGCGATCCTGACGTACTACGCGCAGCACGGTCAGACCGGGCTGCTGGTCGACCTGACGGGGCAGGGGCAGGTTGATTTTGCCGTGGGTGTGGTGGGGCAGGCGGTGGCGACAGACATTGTTGCGTGATTTGCTGACTCTGTAGATTCAGGGCATGCATGCCTCCTGTGGCGAGGGAGCTTGCTCCCGCTCGGCGGCGAAGCCGTCGCAAAATCGAAATTCGCGTTATACCTGACACACCGCGATTGTTGATTTTGGGGCCGCTTCGCAGCCCAGCGGGAGCAAGCTCCCTCGCCACAGTTCGTTCATGTCCTTGGAGAAACCCATGAAAAGCTCCGGCCCCAGCCCCGTCATCTCCCTCGAAGAACTCCCAGGTTGTCTGTTGGTGAAGTTCCACGGCATTCAGGTTGCCGCCTCTTCCCACGTACTGGTGCTCAACGAGGCCAACTACCCGCCGGTGTACTACGTCCCTCGCGAAGACATCGACGAAAAATATTTCGCCCGTACCGACCACACCAGTTATTGCCCATACAAGGGCGATGCCAACTACTTCAGTCTGCAGATACCGGGGCATGAGGGTGCGAATGCGGTGTGGACTTACGAGAATCCGAAAGTGTCGGTGACAGCGATCCGTGATTACGTGGCGTTTTATCCGGATCAGGTGAAGTTTGAGGTGATCAAGGCTGAAACTTGAAGGGAACAGCCCGCCACTGCGTGAGCGGTGGCGGGCCTGGGGTTATTTGCCTTTACGCTTGGCGGCGGGTTTGGCTTTGGTCGTTGTCGCTTTGCGGGTGCGATTGGTGTGCTTGACCACAGGCGGCGGTGGCGCGGCAACCCATTGTGCCTGAGCAGGGGCCGGCAGGGTTGATTGCGAGGCCGCCAGCGATTGATCGAGCTGCTGGAATGACGCCAGTGCATTGGCTTTGGCTTCGCTCAGGACGGCCGCGAGTTTTGGCGTAAGCAGCGAATCCATCTTCTTCTCGAAGACAGCGGCCATGCGTTTGTAGGCAAGGGCATTGAGGTGCAGTTCGTTGATCCAGTCTTCGTCTTTGATCAGGTCGCGCAAATCCAGGTAGTGGACATCTGTATTGCTATCGGCGACGGATTTGAGCATGTCATTGAACTGGTCGATGAAGTCCGCGACGATCTTGCGTTGTATCTGCGGGTCCATGATGTTCTTGCGCGTCAGAGACGGGCGAATCCACGGCCCGATGAATCGATAGTTACCGAAATTGACCACGCCTTTTCCCGTGGGAATGGCGCGGCCGTAACCGTGGAAAATGATTTTGGTTTTGGGGCTGACGGCTTTGACACGCTTGATCATGTCTTCGTAACTGCCGCGAAACACCCGGTCGATGGTGTCGTTGACGTAATTGGTGCGCAGCAAGGACGGGGGCGAGGAATCAGCGTGGTTCAGGAAAGACGCAAACTCATCGCCGGCGATGTCATTGCCACCGGCGGAGAACAGAAAAAACGCCGGTTTGGTGCTTTTGATTTCAGCCAGCACATCGGCCAACTCCACCGGTTTGCGTGTCCACGAGCCTTCCTTGATCTCTGTGCCGTACACCATGTTTTCCAAGGTGTCGCCGCCTGTGGCGAAGCTCTTGATCTTGTAACCGGACGTCAATTTCAGCCACTTGATGATGTCCACGCCGGGCAAATAGTCGAACCAGGAGTCACCCTGTGCCACGACGTCCACGCCATTGGAACCGAAGAAAAATCCTGCAGCGGCACCCGGTGCCACTTTTTGTGCCGGCTGATCGTGTTGCCAGATCGCCAGATTGATTTTCGCTAATGCATCTTCACTTTCGTAGTTCATGTCGGCAGTCCTTTTTTATCGGATAAAACGCACGGGAACCGACAGTTCGCGGGTTCCTGTCATTGAGTCCGAACGACGTCTTGAAGGTGCTGCTACGTCCAGACTTTTCAGCACTTCGGCGGCGCGACAGGTGCCGTGGGGTCAACGCCAGATTTGCAGGCTGATCGCGCCATGGTTGTTGAAATACATTGGCCTTACATCGTTGGCGAAACACCTGAGTTGACCGGATGTCGTTGCCACCCAGCCGACCGGCCAGCGCAGGCCATCACCGATGGCGAAGAGGCTCTGTGGATTCTTATCGATCGAGCCGATCAGTGTGAACCACGTGGCGTCTTGCGCCTTGCAACGCAGTAAACGCTCGAACGGCTTGAGATGTGCCACCGCTGCACCATTGGGATCGTGTATCTGTCGCCAGTCGAGCCAGACTCCACTGGCGCGGAAAAAATAGCGTTCGCCGGCGATCAACATGACCGGTGTCGGGCACCAGGGATCGTTCGCCTGGATGTCGACGGTATGCAACAGTTCTTGAGCGCCCAGAGGCGCGATCCGGGTGGCTGGCACGTGATTCTCCAGACTCAGTAATTGAGGTCGATCAGCGGCTGATGCAGAGCCTCATCGGGGCCGAGCTTGAGGATCGTCTTCAAGGTTCTCGTCATGGCGGTCAAGTCATTGTCAAAGCCACCGTGGGACGTATCGGCCTTGATGTTCGGCCCGTAGGTCATTTTCGCATCGTTATAGATGTGCAGAGTCTTTGCGAAGCTGGCGGCGAGGCCGTTGCCCGTGGCGGCGAAGCCTGAAGGAATATTGTTGTTCCAGTAGAAGTTGTTCCATTGCAGCGTCATGTCCTGAGCGGCAATGTTCCATTCGCAAGCATCGGGCTTGCTGAAGTCCAGGTACGCGCCGTCGAGACTTTTGGCCATGCCCAGCAGCGGCATGCGCTGCAACTCTTCATAGGAACGGGAGACGAGATAAAGCAATGACTTGTTGTAAACACGAATGACGTTATCGGCCTGTTCGCGTTTGTCGGACATGATGTGCAAATGGAAGTTTTCGCGCTCAAGGCCGCCGTTTTCGATGACTTTGCGATAAGTGCGATTGGCGAAGTCGAGCGTGCAGGCCGGTGCCAGCAGCGTCGAAGTGGCAATGGGCAAGCCCCGTGCCCAGAGCAATTGAATCAGATGACCATTGATCAGCGAGCCTGCCGAGTGGCCAATCAAGTGCAATTCGACGCGAGTGGCGCCCAGATCCCCTACCAGTTTTTTCAGATTGTCGGCCATTTCCAGCAAGCCGCGTGGGGTGAAGCTCGCGATTGAGGCGGCTTCCGCGTTTTGTTTCATCTGGCTCCATTGGTCGCCGCCGAGTTTTTTCGTGACCATTTCCACTGTGCGGTCGAGTCCCTCAA of the Pseudomonas sp. Seg1 genome contains:
- a CDS encoding DUF427 domain-containing protein, which gives rise to MKSSGPSPVISLEELPGCLLVKFHGIQVAASSHVLVLNEANYPPVYYVPREDIDEKYFARTDHTSYCPYKGDANYFSLQIPGHEGANAVWTYENPKVSVTAIRDYVAFYPDQVKFEVIKAET
- a CDS encoding GDSL-type esterase/lipase family protein — protein: MNYESEDALAKINLAIWQHDQPAQKVAPGAAAGFFFGSNGVDVVAQGDSWFDYLPGVDIIKWLKLTSGYKIKSFATGGDTLENMVYGTEIKEGSWTRKPVELADVLAEIKSTKPAFFLFSAGGNDIAGDEFASFLNHADSSPPSLLRTNYVNDTIDRVFRGSYEDMIKRVKAVSPKTKIIFHGYGRAIPTGKGVVNFGNYRFIGPWIRPSLTRKNIMDPQIQRKIVADFIDQFNDMLKSVADSNTDVHYLDLRDLIKDEDWINELHLNALAYKRMAAVFEKKMDSLLTPKLAAVLSEAKANALASFQQLDQSLAASQSTLPAPAQAQWVAAPPPPVVKHTNRTRKATTTKAKPAAKRKGK